One Actinomycetota bacterium DNA window includes the following coding sequences:
- a CDS encoding DUF190 domain-containing protein: MENIEDGSLLRIFIGESDEYEGRPLYEAIVLMLRREGLAGATVFRGIEGFGASSTIHTARVLRLSEDLPIVIECVDRRPVITRVLPILDEMVTEGLVTVEKADVRIYRGREE; the protein is encoded by the coding sequence ATGGAGAACATCGAAGACGGCAGCCTGCTGAGGATATTCATCGGTGAATCCGATGAGTATGAGGGGAGACCGCTCTACGAGGCGATCGTGCTCATGCTTCGTCGCGAGGGGCTCGCCGGTGCGACCGTGTTTCGGGGGATCGAAGGGTTTGGTGCATCTTCGACGATTCACACCGCCAGGGTGTTGCGACTTTCGGAGGATCTTCCCATCGTGATCGAGTGTGTCGATCGCCGACCGGTCATAACGCGTGTCCTGCCGATCCTCGATGAGATGGTGACCGAAGGCCTCGTGACCGTGGAGAAGGCGGACGTGCGAATCTACCGGGGAAGGGAGGAGTAA
- a CDS encoding peptidoglycan DD-metalloendopeptidase family protein — protein sequence MQWLRVRRALLMFALIFVWLLSTALPALSVTKAERDAACADSKAAQQLLEEARARANDAEDRYDAVNQELEQVALRVFQFRERIDDKTTLIGEIRGQVMDRAVEMYMNGGSPGTEAVLFATSVDAALTGQEFLSIITAEDVSSIDQLDALKRDLERTRSDWQAEQARLTLLDQKSAAAAEEMNSIMEDQAAASAELSTKCRAVDLKYRQEQARAAALAAARKKGAAGGVPASATPGFICPMDPATVHFRDTWGAPRSGGRTHKGTDIFAPKGQPVVAVADGTVRVYTNRLGGKSVWVYATYGIDFYYAHLSGWAAGLKTGDRVTKGQIVGYNGNSGNAYGGATHVHFQLHPGGGSPVNPYQTLKRACG from the coding sequence ATGCAATGGCTGCGGGTTCGACGTGCCCTGCTCATGTTCGCTCTCATCTTCGTTTGGCTGCTGTCCACGGCCCTTCCGGCCCTGTCGGTGACCAAAGCGGAGCGCGATGCCGCCTGCGCCGACTCGAAGGCGGCCCAACAACTCTTGGAGGAAGCTCGCGCCAGGGCCAACGATGCCGAGGATCGCTACGACGCCGTCAACCAGGAGCTGGAGCAGGTGGCGCTGCGGGTATTCCAGTTTCGGGAACGGATCGACGACAAGACCACGCTTATTGGGGAGATTCGTGGCCAGGTCATGGACCGAGCCGTCGAGATGTACATGAACGGCGGCTCGCCAGGAACCGAGGCCGTTCTGTTTGCCACTTCGGTCGACGCTGCACTCACCGGACAGGAGTTCCTTTCGATCATAACCGCAGAAGACGTCTCGTCGATCGACCAACTCGATGCCCTCAAGCGTGACCTGGAGCGCACCCGAAGTGATTGGCAAGCGGAGCAGGCACGACTCACCCTCCTCGACCAGAAGTCGGCCGCGGCGGCCGAGGAGATGAACTCGATCATGGAGGATCAGGCGGCGGCTTCCGCAGAGTTGAGCACCAAGTGCCGCGCTGTCGACCTGAAGTACCGGCAGGAGCAGGCACGGGCTGCCGCCCTGGCCGCCGCTCGCAAGAAGGGGGCTGCAGGTGGGGTTCCGGCCTCGGCCACGCCTGGATTCATCTGCCCGATGGACCCGGCGACGGTGCATTTCCGCGACACATGGGGTGCTCCCCGTTCGGGAGGCAGGACCCACAAAGGCACGGACATCTTCGCTCCGAAGGGACAACCCGTCGTCGCCGTTGCCGATGGAACGGTGCGTGTCTATACCAACAGGCTCGGAGGCAAGTCCGTGTGGGTCTACGCAACGTACGGGATCGATTTCTACTATGCGCATCTCAGCGGCTGGGCTGCAGGCCTCAAGACCGGTGACCGCGTGACGAAAGGTCAGATAGTCGGCTATAACGGCAACAGCGGGAACGCATACGGAGGAGCGACACACGTGCATTTCCAACTTCATCCGGGGGGTGGCTCTCCTGTCAACCCATATCAAACCTTGAAAAGGGCGTGCGGCTGA
- a CDS encoding SAM-dependent chlorinase/fluorinase, translating to MSLPISFLSDFGLDDEFVGVVHGVLAKLAPESRVIDITHGIRRGEVRAGALALLRAIQYLPEGVILAVVDPGVGTERRAIAARTPWGFFVGPDNGLLSPAVAMVGGADVIVAIENPEVMIPSRGATFAGRDVLAPAAGLLASGEAGLLDLGPEVDPESVFPLLLPLPDTGPNSVQGEAWWIDHFGNVQTNVGPDDLYGLGASEGDHLVLIVGSRRHSVIWASTYGDVPIGDALLHTDSGGLISIAVRGARADERFGLADGTRLSISKE from the coding sequence ATGAGTTTGCCGATTTCGTTCCTCTCCGATTTCGGGTTGGACGACGAGTTCGTTGGAGTCGTGCACGGTGTCCTGGCGAAGCTGGCGCCGGAGAGCAGGGTCATCGATATCACCCACGGGATTCGACGGGGCGAGGTTCGAGCAGGCGCGCTCGCGCTGCTTCGCGCAATCCAGTATCTGCCCGAGGGCGTGATATTGGCCGTGGTCGATCCCGGCGTCGGGACAGAGCGAAGAGCGATCGCAGCCAGGACGCCATGGGGGTTCTTCGTAGGTCCGGACAACGGTCTCCTGTCTCCGGCAGTGGCGATGGTGGGTGGTGCCGACGTGATCGTCGCGATCGAGAACCCTGAAGTGATGATTCCGAGTCGAGGCGCAACGTTCGCAGGTCGCGATGTGCTTGCTCCGGCTGCGGGCCTGCTCGCTTCAGGAGAAGCAGGCCTGCTGGATCTCGGTCCCGAGGTCGATCCGGAGTCTGTCTTCCCCCTGCTGCTTCCATTGCCTGACACGGGGCCGAATTCGGTGCAAGGCGAAGCGTGGTGGATCGATCACTTCGGGAACGTTCAGACGAATGTGGGACCCGACGACTTGTACGGTCTGGGAGCATCGGAGGGCGACCATCTTGTGCTCATCGTTGGGAGCCGACGACACTCCGTCATTTGGGCGTCCACCTATGGGGACGTGCCGATTGGAGATGCGCTTCTACACACCGATTCCGGCGGCCTCATCTCGATCGCTGTCCGGGGGGCACGGGCAGACGAGCGATTCGGGCTTGCGGACGGGACACGGCTATCGATCTCAAAGGAGTAA
- a CDS encoding aspartate--ammonia ligase translates to MSDKTADLAGPGIGTYEEVEKILPTDYRPSLTPKETMAALFAAKQYIEDNLSKELNLMMVQVPLIVDVKSGVNDMLDRDGSRTPVQFHISNDHDRHPIDAQVVQAATKWKRVALQQFGMGPGEGLLTDMKAVRKDYFLDHDHSAYVDQWDWERVITAGQRNLAFLTDVVKRIWSVLVGANDLLLEQWPQLRDDRYPPIPRELTFLHAEDILDRYPELPRKQRETAILQEYPAIFIYGIGWTLADGYPHEMRAADYDDWITPTVSADGRPMHGLNGDILVWNPVTRRRHELTSMGIRVTKETLVQQLGMTGQTEFLKLPYHQAILNDEIPLSIGGGIGQSRTYMYLLRKAHLGEVSVTVWPQILKDMCAKRNIVVLE, encoded by the coding sequence ATGAGCGACAAGACCGCAGACCTCGCCGGACCCGGGATCGGCACGTACGAGGAAGTCGAGAAGATCCTGCCCACCGACTATCGGCCTTCCCTCACACCGAAGGAGACCATGGCCGCCCTCTTTGCTGCCAAGCAGTACATCGAAGACAACCTGAGCAAGGAACTGAACTTGATGATGGTGCAGGTGCCCCTGATCGTGGATGTCAAGAGTGGCGTGAACGACATGCTCGATCGGGACGGATCTCGAACGCCGGTCCAGTTCCACATCTCGAATGATCACGATCGGCATCCCATCGACGCCCAGGTGGTCCAGGCGGCCACCAAGTGGAAGCGGGTGGCGCTGCAGCAGTTCGGGATGGGCCCGGGTGAGGGCCTCCTCACCGACATGAAGGCCGTCCGCAAGGACTACTTCCTGGACCACGATCACAGCGCATACGTCGACCAGTGGGACTGGGAACGAGTCATCACCGCCGGCCAACGCAACCTCGCGTTCCTCACCGATGTGGTCAAGAGAATCTGGAGCGTCCTCGTCGGTGCGAACGACCTTCTCTTGGAGCAGTGGCCACAGTTGCGAGATGACCGCTATCCACCGATACCGCGGGAACTGACGTTCTTGCATGCCGAGGACATCCTCGACAGGTACCCGGAGCTGCCCCGCAAGCAGCGCGAGACCGCGATCCTGCAGGAGTATCCGGCCATCTTCATCTACGGGATCGGCTGGACGCTCGCGGACGGCTATCCGCACGAGATGCGGGCCGCCGACTACGACGACTGGATCACTCCCACCGTGTCGGCGGACGGACGCCCGATGCACGGGCTCAACGGGGACATCCTCGTGTGGAATCCCGTCACACGACGCCGGCATGAACTGACCTCGATGGGGATCAGGGTGACCAAGGAGACGTTGGTGCAACAACTGGGGATGACCGGCCAGACGGAGTTTCTGAAGCTGCCCTACCACCAGGCGATCCTCAACGATGAGATCCCCCTCTCGATCGGTGGAGGGATCGGTCAGTCACGAACCTACATGTACCTGCTGCGCAAGGCACACCTCGGAGAGGTCAGTGTCACGGTCTGGCCCCAGATCCTCAAGGACATGTGCGCGAAGCGGAACATCGTCGTGCTGGAGTAG
- a CDS encoding asparaginase → MTVLADVVRSGLVESTHDGAIAAVTAEGTVLAFSGDIDRVFFLRSAAKPFQATVSQELGADLVPEQMAVACASHRGHPVHVAIVRSMLAGVGLDESALQCPPSWPSSVAARDQVVAAGYRQPERVWHNCSGKHAAMLRVCIAQSWPIETYLDPEHPLQRRILELMADVLGHDPGPVGIDGCGAPVFRGSVRSLARAYAMLGSQDRLAYAWDVMHRYPALTYDQGLAPSLIATWLNAAAKVGAEGILGVSIRDQMGLAVKSWDGSLRPTGPATVALLEHLGFISRNIARALESVAVPVRGGGHTVGSVVARENWA, encoded by the coding sequence TTGACGGTGCTCGCCGACGTCGTCCGCTCCGGCCTCGTGGAGTCGACCCACGACGGTGCCATCGCAGCCGTGACCGCGGAAGGAACGGTGCTCGCCTTCAGCGGCGACATCGACCGGGTCTTCTTTCTTCGCTCGGCGGCGAAGCCATTCCAAGCAACCGTATCCCAAGAGCTGGGAGCCGACCTCGTTCCGGAACAGATGGCCGTGGCTTGTGCAAGCCATCGCGGCCATCCTGTCCATGTGGCGATCGTCAGGTCGATGCTCGCCGGGGTCGGGCTCGACGAGTCTGCGCTGCAATGTCCTCCTTCGTGGCCCTCGTCTGTCGCGGCTCGTGACCAGGTCGTCGCGGCCGGCTATCGGCAGCCGGAGCGCGTATGGCACAACTGCTCGGGGAAGCATGCGGCGATGTTGCGTGTCTGCATCGCCCAGAGCTGGCCGATCGAGACCTACCTCGACCCCGAGCATCCGCTGCAGCGCAGGATCCTCGAGCTGATGGCCGATGTCCTCGGACATGATCCAGGACCGGTGGGGATCGACGGCTGTGGTGCGCCGGTCTTTCGCGGGAGTGTCAGAAGTCTCGCCCGTGCCTACGCGATGCTTGGATCGCAGGATCGCCTGGCGTACGCATGGGACGTGATGCACCGATACCCGGCTCTCACCTATGACCAGGGCTTGGCGCCGTCACTGATCGCCACCTGGCTGAATGCGGCGGCAAAGGTCGGTGCCGAGGGAATCCTTGGTGTTTCGATCCGCGATCAGATGGGTCTCGCCGTGAAATCCTGGGACGGTTCATTACGACCGACAGGCCCTGCCACGGTCGCGCTCCTCGAGCACCTGGGGTTCATCAGCCGGAACATCGCACGTGCGCTCGAGTCCGTGGCAGTGCCGGTGCGGGGAGGCGGCCACACCGTCGGGAGCGTCGTGGCTCGCGAAAACTGGGCTTGA
- a CDS encoding alpha/beta fold hydrolase, producing MERFVAPALPDWLDTMVPFDRYMVDIGEHRFHVMEIGEGRPVLCVHGNPTWGFLYRKVAAALTGDPVRVIMPDLIGLGFSDHPRDPDVHTLENHTEWLGRLVDLLDLTDVTLVVQDWGGAIGTGAFSKRPDRLAGLVALNTVLSEPKLGFTPTWFHRFSRMPVISDLAFRLVGFPQVRLAMVQGDKSSITGDVSRAYRYPLRSRVGNQAPLALARMVPNSMKHPSVDPLRRVGEFVRAYDGPAAIVWGDRDPVLGRARNHVASMLPQAEVTRTAAGHFLQEEVPQEIAAAIRRVTLI from the coding sequence ATGGAACGGTTTGTCGCCCCCGCGTTGCCCGACTGGCTCGACACGATGGTGCCGTTCGACCGGTACATGGTCGATATCGGCGAGCACCGGTTTCACGTCATGGAGATCGGTGAAGGCCGACCGGTGCTGTGTGTTCACGGCAACCCGACGTGGGGATTCCTATACCGGAAGGTCGCCGCTGCGCTGACCGGTGACCCGGTTCGCGTCATCATGCCGGACTTGATCGGTCTCGGGTTCTCTGACCATCCACGCGACCCTGACGTGCATACGCTCGAGAACCACACCGAGTGGTTGGGACGACTCGTCGATCTGCTCGACCTCACCGATGTGACCTTGGTCGTTCAGGATTGGGGCGGCGCGATCGGCACAGGTGCGTTCTCGAAGCGCCCTGACCGTCTCGCCGGCCTGGTCGCACTCAACACGGTGCTGAGCGAACCGAAACTCGGCTTCACACCGACCTGGTTCCACCGCTTCAGCCGTATGCCGGTGATCAGCGACCTCGCCTTCCGGCTGGTGGGATTCCCACAGGTGCGCCTTGCGATGGTGCAAGGCGACAAGTCCTCCATCACCGGTGACGTGTCGCGGGCCTACCGCTACCCGTTGCGGTCCCGCGTAGGGAATCAGGCGCCGCTCGCCCTGGCGCGCATGGTCCCGAACTCGATGAAGCACCCTTCCGTCGACCCGCTACGCCGTGTCGGCGAATTCGTCCGTGCCTACGACGGGCCTGCGGCGATCGTTTGGGGAGACCGAGATCCGGTCCTGGGCAGGGCCCGCAATCACGTTGCCTCGATGCTGCCACAGGCCGAGGTCACTCGGACCGCCGCCGGACACTTCCTGCAAGAAGAGGTTCCGCAGGAGATCGCAGCCGCCATTCGCCGGGTCACTCTGATCTGA
- a CDS encoding CrcB family protein: protein MRTRRQLAVFIGGGFGAGARAAIASLVSGTLWATFGVNIVGAYALGYLLPRLRLAGRSRMISLPLLGVGFLGAFTTFSTFAVQLWHMPLLLSVTYAAATVASGVVAGAVGLRQGRGR from the coding sequence GTGCGGACGCGCCGTCAACTGGCCGTGTTCATCGGGGGAGGTTTCGGTGCGGGGGCGAGGGCCGCCATCGCCTCACTTGTCTCGGGCACGCTTTGGGCAACCTTCGGCGTCAACATCGTTGGGGCGTACGCGTTGGGATACCTTCTCCCGAGACTGCGACTTGCCGGCCGTTCGAGGATGATCAGCCTCCCACTTCTCGGCGTCGGCTTTCTCGGTGCCTTCACAACGTTCTCGACGTTCGCAGTGCAGCTGTGGCACATGCCCCTCCTCCTGTCGGTTACCTACGCTGCCGCGACGGTTGCGTCCGGGGTGGTTGCAGGGGCGGTCGGGCTGCGCCAGGGGAGGGGACGATGA